A genomic segment from uncultured Erythrobacter sp. encodes:
- a CDS encoding LLM class flavin-dependent oxidoreductase yields the protein MTRFSVLDLVPVREGGTLSEAFADTTDLARAAEALGCDRFWVAEHHAMDGIAGGATSVVLAHIGNATSRIRIGSGGIMLPNHTPFQIAEQFGTLDALFPGRIDLGLGRAPGAGPELQRALRKNLHQAAEYFPQDVVELRALLTGDYDLPIHATPGLGAQVELWMLGSSLFGASLAAKLGLPYAFAAHFAPDHLDAGLAVYRRDFQPSEALAKPQVMVAMNVFAAETEAEARLLATSQQQSFVRLRSGSPGKLPPPIEGYTDTLPAQAQAMLAHLGQAAAVGTPTQVREGIAAFVARTGADEILLCGATYDAAARIRSLELTVEACETVLAA from the coding sequence ATGACCCGATTTTCCGTGCTCGATCTGGTGCCGGTGCGCGAAGGCGGCACGCTTTCAGAGGCCTTCGCCGACACCACCGATCTCGCCCGCGCCGCCGAAGCCTTGGGGTGTGACCGCTTCTGGGTCGCCGAACATCACGCGATGGACGGGATCGCGGGCGGGGCGACCTCAGTGGTGCTCGCCCATATCGGCAATGCCACCAGCCGCATCCGGATCGGATCGGGCGGGATCATGCTGCCCAACCACACCCCGTTCCAGATCGCCGAGCAATTCGGCACCTTAGACGCGCTGTTCCCCGGCCGGATTGACCTCGGGTTGGGCCGCGCGCCGGGTGCTGGGCCGGAATTGCAGCGGGCCTTGCGCAAGAACCTCCATCAGGCCGCCGAATATTTTCCGCAGGACGTGGTCGAACTGCGCGCGCTGCTGACGGGGGATTACGACCTACCGATCCACGCCACGCCGGGCCTTGGCGCGCAGGTGGAGCTGTGGATGCTGGGCTCGAGCCTGTTTGGCGCGAGCCTCGCGGCAAAACTGGGCCTGCCCTATGCCTTTGCCGCCCATTTCGCGCCCGACCACCTCGACGCCGGGCTCGCCGTCTATCGCCGCGATTTCCAGCCGTCTGAAGCGCTCGCCAAGCCGCAGGTGATGGTGGCGATGAACGTGTTCGCCGCCGAGACCGAGGCCGAAGCCCGCTTGCTTGCGACGAGCCAGCAACAAAGCTTCGTGCGCCTGCGCAGCGGCTCGCCCGGCAAGCTGCCGCCGCCGATTGAGGGATATACCGACACGCTGCCCGCCCAGGCGCAGGCGATGCTCGCCCATCTGGGGCAAGCCGCAGCCGTGGGCACGCCTACGCAGGTGCGCGAAGGGATCGCGGCTTTCGTCGCCCGCACCGGCGCGGACGAGATCCTGCTCTGCGGTGCGACCTATGACGCAGCGGCACGTATCCGCAGCCTCGAACTCACTGTGGAAGCCTGCGAAACCGTCCTCGCGGCGTAA
- a CDS encoding tetratricopeptide repeat protein, which translates to MSLLLALLLQVGPNPLVGGMPGDELVRDRPPRADGVKGDMNATSAWLQRCLDQLAEDPARAHTMAQIRRSETKGADRVLANHCLGTAASELGLWQDARTAFLAARDETPSDETRTRARFAALAGNAALAGGDAEGALDLLTQAQNDARAARSSPLEAIAAIDRARALVALSRGEDALGALEAATTLAPERAEGWLLKATLLRRLDRLSDAQTAIERAALLTPGDPDIGLEAGVIAILAGRDDAARASWQSVLALAPESPAAVTAKDYLAQLGPAGETASKEAPQS; encoded by the coding sequence TTGTCCCTGCTCCTCGCATTGCTGCTTCAGGTTGGCCCCAATCCTCTGGTCGGAGGGATGCCGGGAGACGAATTGGTGCGTGATCGTCCGCCCCGTGCCGATGGGGTGAAGGGCGATATGAATGCCACCAGCGCTTGGCTCCAGAGATGCCTCGATCAGCTGGCGGAAGACCCGGCGCGCGCCCACACGATGGCGCAGATCCGCCGGAGCGAGACCAAGGGCGCCGACCGCGTGCTCGCCAATCACTGTCTCGGCACCGCTGCGAGCGAGCTGGGGCTGTGGCAGGATGCGCGCACCGCCTTCCTCGCCGCACGCGATGAAACGCCTTCGGACGAGACCCGCACCCGCGCGCGCTTTGCCGCGCTCGCCGGAAATGCCGCGCTGGCGGGCGGGGATGCCGAAGGCGCGCTCGATCTGCTGACTCAGGCGCAGAACGATGCCCGCGCCGCCCGTTCCTCCCCGCTCGAAGCGATCGCTGCCATCGACCGCGCCCGCGCGCTGGTGGCCCTGTCGCGCGGCGAGGACGCGCTTGGCGCATTGGAAGCGGCAACTACGCTCGCGCCCGAACGGGCCGAGGGCTGGCTTCTGAAAGCCACCCTGCTCCGGCGGCTCGACCGGCTCTCCGACGCGCAGACCGCCATCGAACGCGCCGCCCTGCTCACCCCGGGCGATCCGGATATCGGGCTTGAGGCAGGCGTGATCGCGATCCTCGCCGGGCGTGATGATGCTGCGCGGGCGAGCTGGCAATCCGTGCTCGCTCTCGCGCCCGAAAGTCCTGCCGCCGTGACAGCCAAGGATTACCTTGCGCAGCTTGGTCCGGCAGGCGAGACTGCGTCCAAGGAGGCTCCCCAATCATGA
- a CDS encoding NAD-glutamate dehydrogenase domain-containing protein has translation MGSKTVAAAAPKSTGQAPQRALIKALRLQLEASLLPGDAPVEKPALEEAATWLLAAAATRAPGQSLVQIESATGDRRHLRIAIINDDMPFLVDSIAAAIAAQGLAIDRLLHPVIPVERDGAGGITGLGKDGTRESLIYIETPRVDARQRRDLLEALQSTLADVHAAVSDWPAMQTAINADAVLAGAIDPEASALLGWLGGGMLTQLGHLTRHRDGTTAQQLGICRASAGELLAEVSFARAFEWFDRHETAGTPKALLAIKSNVQARVHRFSPLDLFIVPVRESGAITALSIHAGLWTSAALNARPSEVPVLRAIVAGMTQQLGFDPAGHNGKALVHAFTSLPNDLLTAFEPARVADLVTAKMALIDRPRPRLIMVRATLERHVFAFVWLPRDQLSTDVRLQIQAMLLGTPGAALLDWSLEVESSSLALLRFLVDVRACADLPDDAAIEAQLVDLLRGWNEAVAGHLAASEEEGRAAALAARYAPAFPTGYRLTYGPQEAARDIAKLRTLVVAEGEVTRATRTVRLYRLDGDGADTLRLKVYVMTGTLALSDAVPALENFGFRVAAEVPTFLTDASLGSIHDFILTVPAGRDAGALLERAGLIEGALAEVLNGTAEDDPFNRLIPAAGLAPSSANWLRAVYRYLRQTGVSYTIYTVVDALVAAPQVTRAMIDLFAARHDPTFAGDRNEAIAAAQSAFTRGLAKVTAINDDRLLRLYRAVIDAVLRTNAFAPAAAEALAFKIDSALVPGLPKPVPWREIFVYSRRVEGIHLRSGAVARGGLRWSDRRDDFRTEILGLMKAQRVKNAVIVPTGAKGGFYPKQLPSPAIDREGWAAEGRAAYEIFIRTLLSVTDNIIGGTVVHPDCVQVLDGEDPYFVVAADKGTATFSDIANGIAQSRDFWLDDAFASGGSNGYDHKAMGITARGAWVSVQRHFREMGIDVQTQSVTVAGCGDMSGDVFGNGMLLSKALKLVAAFDHRHIFIDPSPDPLASWKERKRMFELPRSSWEDYDASLISKGGGVFPRSAKVIKLPKQAREVLGIEAKEIEPEALISAILRAPVDLMWFGGIGTYVKAPQENNIAVGDPANDGLRVDATEVRARVIGEGANLGVTQAGRIAFSLNGGRINTDFIDNSAGVDCSDNEVNIKIALAAATASGKLAPKKRNTLLAAMTDEVAALVLEDNRLQALALSVASSGGAGATASYIRLIEQLEEVSDFDRRTEGLADGETLSRRAADGQGLTRPELAVLLSSAKLALQSAIEASTLPDDPVLEPVLLARFPSAMRKTYAAEIRGHRLRSEMIATSLSNRIVNRLGMVHPFELAEEEGVGLAEVAAAFVVAERLFGLDPLWRELDGADIPEAARLVLFDRLAAAVGNLMSDVLRTASGKVAAGAMIGELQSGVAALVSGRDELLTDEPRARSRALRDRFVAAGAPQALAAKVANLFDFDGAVGLAQGALVAGIETKLLTHAFTDIGTRLGLDWAQGTAAYMSPSDVWERLLVSGLARDFQQMRIEFLRRLMQAKSGADDPRGAVAEWAERNAQGVAQFRAMIARAQARPPVGAAMLAQIASQARNLLER, from the coding sequence ATGGGGTCCAAGACCGTTGCCGCCGCGGCGCCCAAATCCACGGGCCAAGCGCCACAACGCGCGTTGATCAAGGCCTTGCGCCTTCAGCTTGAAGCTTCGCTGCTTCCCGGTGACGCGCCGGTAGAGAAGCCTGCGCTGGAAGAAGCCGCCACCTGGCTGCTCGCCGCTGCGGCCACCCGCGCGCCCGGCCAATCGCTGGTCCAGATCGAATCCGCAACCGGCGACCGGCGCCACCTGCGCATCGCCATCATCAATGATGACATGCCGTTTCTGGTCGATTCGATTGCGGCGGCGATTGCCGCGCAGGGGCTCGCGATTGATCGGCTGCTGCACCCCGTCATCCCGGTCGAGCGCGATGGCGCAGGTGGGATCACCGGGCTGGGCAAGGACGGCACGCGCGAATCGCTGATCTATATCGAAACCCCGCGCGTCGATGCCCGCCAACGGCGCGACCTGCTCGAAGCGTTGCAATCCACCCTCGCCGATGTCCATGCCGCTGTCAGCGATTGGCCCGCGATGCAGACCGCGATCAACGCCGATGCGGTACTGGCCGGGGCGATTGACCCCGAAGCGAGCGCGCTGCTCGGCTGGCTGGGCGGCGGGATGCTGACCCAGCTCGGCCACCTCACCCGCCACCGTGACGGGACGACCGCCCAGCAGCTCGGCATCTGCCGCGCTTCGGCGGGCGAGTTGCTCGCCGAAGTCAGCTTTGCCCGCGCGTTCGAATGGTTCGACCGGCACGAGACGGCTGGCACGCCCAAGGCGCTGCTGGCGATCAAGTCCAATGTGCAGGCGCGGGTGCACCGCTTCAGCCCGCTCGATCTGTTCATCGTGCCGGTGCGCGAAAGTGGCGCGATTACCGCGCTGTCGATCCATGCCGGGTTGTGGACCAGCGCGGCGCTGAACGCGCGGCCGAGCGAAGTGCCGGTGCTGCGCGCGATCGTTGCAGGCATGACCCAGCAGCTCGGCTTCGATCCGGCGGGGCATAATGGCAAGGCGCTGGTGCACGCCTTCACCTCGCTGCCCAATGACCTTTTGACCGCCTTTGAGCCTGCGCGGGTCGCCGATCTGGTGACCGCCAAGATGGCCCTGATCGACCGTCCACGCCCGCGCCTCATCATGGTGCGCGCCACGCTGGAGCGGCACGTCTTCGCCTTCGTGTGGTTGCCGCGCGATCAGCTGTCGACCGATGTGCGCTTGCAGATTCAGGCGATGCTGCTCGGCACGCCCGGTGCGGCGCTGCTTGACTGGAGCCTTGAGGTCGAAAGCTCCTCGCTCGCCCTGCTGCGCTTCCTGGTCGATGTGCGCGCCTGCGCCGATCTGCCCGATGATGCCGCGATTGAAGCGCAATTGGTCGATCTGCTGCGCGGCTGGAACGAGGCGGTGGCAGGCCATCTTGCGGCCAGCGAGGAAGAAGGCCGCGCCGCTGCGCTCGCCGCGCGTTATGCGCCTGCATTCCCGACCGGTTACCGCCTGACCTATGGCCCGCAGGAAGCCGCGCGCGACATCGCCAAGCTGCGCACGCTGGTGGTGGCCGAAGGCGAAGTGACCCGCGCCACCCGCACGGTGCGGCTCTACCGGCTCGATGGTGACGGGGCCGATACGCTGCGGCTGAAGGTCTATGTGATGACCGGCACGCTGGCGCTGTCTGATGCGGTCCCGGCGCTGGAGAACTTCGGCTTCCGGGTCGCTGCCGAAGTGCCGACCTTCCTGACCGATGCGAGCCTCGGTTCGATCCACGATTTCATCCTCACCGTGCCCGCCGGGCGGGATGCGGGCGCGCTGCTGGAGCGTGCAGGCCTGATCGAAGGCGCGCTGGCCGAAGTGCTGAATGGCACGGCGGAGGATGATCCCTTCAACCGCCTCATCCCCGCCGCCGGTCTCGCCCCGAGCAGCGCCAACTGGCTGCGCGCGGTCTATCGCTATCTGCGCCAGACCGGAGTGAGTTACACGATCTACACCGTGGTCGATGCGCTGGTCGCCGCGCCGCAGGTGACGCGGGCGATGATCGACCTGTTCGCCGCGCGCCACGATCCGACCTTCGCCGGTGATCGGAACGAGGCGATTGCCGCTGCGCAAAGCGCCTTCACCCGCGGCCTCGCCAAGGTCACGGCGATCAATGACGACCGGTTGCTGCGGCTCTACCGCGCGGTGATCGACGCAGTGCTGCGCACCAATGCCTTCGCCCCGGCGGCGGCTGAGGCGCTGGCGTTCAAGATCGACTCCGCGCTCGTCCCCGGCCTGCCCAAGCCGGTGCCGTGGCGCGAAATCTTCGTCTATTCGCGCCGGGTCGAGGGCATTCACCTACGCTCGGGCGCGGTGGCGCGTGGGGGCCTCAGATGGTCTGACCGGCGCGACGACTTCCGCACGGAAATCCTCGGCCTGATGAAAGCGCAGCGCGTGAAGAACGCCGTGATCGTGCCCACCGGCGCGAAGGGCGGGTTCTATCCCAAGCAGCTCCCCTCTCCTGCGATCGACCGCGAAGGCTGGGCGGCAGAGGGCCGCGCCGCATATGAAATCTTCATCCGCACCCTGCTGTCGGTAACCGACAACATCATTGGCGGGACAGTTGTTCACCCCGACTGCGTGCAAGTGCTCGACGGCGAAGACCCCTATTTCGTCGTCGCCGCCGACAAGGGCACCGCGACCTTCTCCGACATCGCCAACGGGATCGCGCAAAGTCGTGATTTCTGGCTGGATGACGCTTTCGCCAGCGGCGGTTCGAACGGGTACGACCACAAGGCGATGGGCATCACCGCGCGCGGCGCGTGGGTTTCGGTCCAGCGCCACTTCCGCGAAATGGGCATCGACGTGCAGACCCAGTCCGTCACCGTAGCAGGCTGCGGCGATATGTCGGGCGATGTGTTCGGCAACGGAATGCTGTTGTCCAAGGCGCTGAAGCTGGTTGCCGCCTTCGATCATCGCCACATCTTCATCGACCCCTCGCCCGATCCGCTTGCGAGCTGGAAAGAGCGCAAGCGGATGTTCGAACTCCCCCGGTCGAGCTGGGAGGATTACGACGCGTCGCTGATCTCCAAGGGCGGCGGCGTGTTCCCGCGCTCGGCCAAGGTGATCAAGCTGCCCAAGCAGGCGCGTGAAGTGCTGGGGATCGAGGCGAAGGAAATCGAGCCCGAAGCCTTGATCAGCGCGATCTTGCGCGCGCCCGTCGACCTGATGTGGTTCGGCGGGATCGGCACCTATGTGAAGGCGCCGCAGGAAAACAACATCGCGGTCGGCGATCCGGCCAATGATGGCCTGCGCGTCGATGCCACCGAAGTGCGCGCCCGCGTGATCGGTGAGGGCGCGAACCTCGGCGTGACGCAGGCCGGGCGCATCGCGTTTTCGCTCAATGGGGGCCGCATCAACACCGACTTCATCGACAATTCGGCCGGCGTCGATTGCTCGGACAACGAGGTCAATATCAAGATCGCGCTGGCGGCGGCAACCGCTTCGGGCAAGCTCGCCCCGAAGAAGCGCAATACGCTGCTGGCCGCGATGACGGACGAAGTCGCCGCGCTGGTGCTCGAAGACAACCGCTTGCAGGCGCTTGCGCTTTCGGTCGCATCGAGCGGCGGGGCTGGCGCCACGGCGTCCTATATCCGCCTGATCGAGCAGCTGGAGGAAGTCAGCGATTTCGACCGCCGCACTGAAGGGCTCGCCGATGGCGAGACCCTGAGCCGCCGCGCGGCGGACGGGCAGGGGCTGACCCGTCCCGAACTCGCGGTGCTGCTGTCTTCGGCCAAGCTGGCGCTGCAATCGGCGATTGAAGCGAGCACGCTGCCCGACGATCCGGTGCTTGAGCCTGTGCTGCTGGCGCGCTTCCCTTCGGCCATGCGCAAGACCTATGCCGCCGAGATTCGCGGCCACCGGCTGCGGTCCGAGATGATCGCCACCAGCCTGTCCAACCGCATCGTCAACCGGCTCGGCATGGTTCACCCCTTCGAACTGGCCGAGGAAGAGGGCGTGGGCCTTGCGGAAGTTGCCGCCGCCTTTGTGGTGGCCGAGCGATTGTTCGGGCTCGACCCGCTGTGGCGCGAGCTTGATGGGGCCGACATCCCCGAAGCGGCGCGCCTGGTGCTGTTCGACCGACTGGCGGCGGCGGTCGGCAACCTGATGTCGGACGTGCTGCGCACCGCGTCGGGCAAGGTTGCTGCCGGGGCGATGATCGGCGAATTGCAGAGCGGCGTTGCAGCGCTGGTTTCAGGCCGTGACGAATTGCTCACCGACGAGCCGCGTGCCCGCTCGCGGGCCCTGCGGGACCGCTTTGTCGCCGCCGGAGCGCCCCAGGCGCTGGCTGCCAAGGTCGCCAACCTGTTCGATTTTGACGGGGCGGTGGGCCTCGCGCAAGGCGCGCTCGTCGCCGGGATCGAGACCAAGCTGCTCACCCACGCCTTCACCGATATCGGCACCCGCTTGGGGCTCGACTGGGCGCAGGGAACGGCGGCCTATATGTCACCGTCTGATGTGTGGGAGCGGCTGTTGGTGTCCGGCCTCGCGCGGGATTTCCAGCAGATGCGGATCGAGTTCCTGCGGCGGCTGATGCAGGCCAAGTCGGGTGCAGATGACCCGCGCGGTGCTGTCGCCGAATGGGCCGAGCGCAATGCGCAAGGCGTGGCGCAGTTCCGCGCCATGATCGCCCGTGCACAGGCCCGCCCGCCGGTGGGTGCGGCAATGCTCGCCCAGATCGCCAGCCAGGCCCGCAATTTGCTCGAACGGTAG
- a CDS encoding alpha/beta hydrolase, whose product MTDHLHHTLYDGRRVAFRYTDGAQGSGGPCLVFLPGYMSDMSGSKATALFAEAQEKGRACLLLDYSGCGLSDGEFAEGMLSGWRDEVLALVASYVSGPVLLVGSSMGGWLMLLVAEHLKHRLAGLIGIAPAPDFTRWSYSEEQRAALAAGETIFEPNPYGPEPTPTYAKFFADAECHLRLESGIDITCPVRLLHGKADADVPWEISLKLKAALRSDDVQVTLIEDGDHRLSRSADIAALKAIVAEFYG is encoded by the coding sequence ATGACCGATCATCTGCACCACACCCTTTATGATGGCCGCCGCGTGGCCTTCCGCTACACGGATGGCGCCCAAGGTTCCGGGGGCCCGTGCCTCGTATTCCTGCCCGGCTATATGTCCGACATGAGCGGCAGCAAGGCGACCGCGCTGTTTGCCGAAGCGCAGGAAAAGGGCCGCGCCTGCCTGCTACTCGACTATTCCGGCTGCGGGCTGAGTGACGGCGAATTTGCTGAGGGGATGCTGAGCGGCTGGCGCGATGAGGTGCTGGCGTTGGTCGCTTCCTACGTCAGTGGTCCGGTGCTGCTGGTCGGATCGTCGATGGGCGGGTGGCTGATGCTGCTGGTGGCGGAGCACCTGAAGCACCGCCTCGCCGGGCTAATCGGCATCGCCCCTGCGCCCGATTTCACCCGCTGGAGCTATAGCGAAGAACAACGCGCAGCGCTGGCAGCGGGCGAGACGATCTTCGAGCCCAACCCCTATGGCCCCGAACCCACGCCGACTTATGCCAAGTTCTTCGCTGACGCCGAATGCCACCTCCGGCTGGAGAGCGGCATTGATATCACCTGCCCCGTGCGGCTGCTGCACGGCAAGGCGGATGCCGATGTGCCGTGGGAGATCAGCCTCAAACTGAAAGCGGCGCTGCGGTCGGACGATGTTCAGGTGACACTGATAGAAGACGGCGACCACCGCCTGTCGCGCTCCGCCGACATTGCCGCCCTCAAGGCCATCGTGGCCGAATTCTACGGATAG